A region of the Bacillus sp. NP247 genome:
CAACTGTACCGAAATAACGAATAAAGATTACGTTACATACAAATTTCAAAATAACACCCATCACAAGCGCAATAACCGCATGTTTCTGCTTGTTAATCCCTTGCAAGATAGCTGCTGTTACTGTAAATAAAGCGAATAACAATGCAACTGGTGCATACCACATTAATACTTGTCCACCTAGTGGATCTGAATCGTAGAAAGCGGTGTAAATTGGATATGCAAGTGTAGAAATACCGATAACTGCTGGCAATGTTAAAAACATATTCGCCTGGAATGTTTGTGTAATTTGTAATTTCAAATAACGGTATTGCTTTTCAGTAAACGACTTTGTAATCGCTGGTACGAGCGTTAAACTAAACGCTGTTGCAAGTGATACCGGAATCATAATTAATTTATGCGTCCACATCGTGAAAATACCAAGTGCCCGCTCTGCGATATCTCCTTGACCAATCGCCTGCATAATAGAGTTAAATGTCAATGTATCAATTTGTTGATATAAAGGAATTGTTAATCCAATTACAACGTAAGGAATTGCATATGCAAACAACTCCTTAAACAATTGAGCGGTACTCACCGTTGATTCTGGTACAGTTTGCTCAATTAAATATTGATCCAAATATTTTTTACGTTTTAACCAGTACCAAATTAATACGCCAAGTGCTCCAACTGCTGAAACGAACGCAGCGAATGTCGCAACCCCAACTGCCGTTGCTACTGTACCGCCAAGTACTTTAATAACGATGAAACTACCCGCTAATAAAAAGACGATACGAATAATTTGCTCAATAATTTGTGAAACCGTAGTCGGTCCCATCGATTGGTGGCCTTGGAAATAACCACGAATCAAACTTGCTGCCGGTACAACAATAAGCGCAAAACTTACGAGACGAATAATCGTCGTAACTTCTTCTATCTTATTTTGTAAACTTTGTTTACCAAGCATTGCTTCTGCAAATAATGGTGCGGTCATGTACAGTACTAAGAAGGAAAGAACTCCTGTTACTATCATCATAACCATTCCCGAGCGGAACATTCTCCGGCTCGTTTTATAATCTCCAAGTGCATTATATTTGGAAACAAACTTCGAAACAGCAAGCGGCACCCCTGCCGTTGCGATACTTAAAAATATCGTATATGGAATGTATCCATATGTATAGAGCGTTCCGCCTTCTGTGCCTACTAATGCATGAAACGGAAAAACGTAAATCATGCCTAAGAACTTTACTAAAAATGTCCCTAACGTCACAATCAGCGTTCCGCGCAGAAATTTTGAATCGGACATACAAAAAATCCTCCTACATCTACATAAAGTGAAACTATAATCAGTGGGGATTTTGTTCATCCCCACTGATTATTAGCCCGCACCAATCGGGCGTTTACGGGCAGTTTATCTTCCACCTTACTTCCTGGCTCTAGCCGAATTTTGAGGTGGGAGTTTTACTGCCCACAAATAGCGGGATAAAGTAAAACTATAATTAGTGGGAGACTCCCCTCCTACTAATCATTCGAGTATTTATGGACCGTTTCAACGCCCTCTTTACTTCTCATAAATCTTAAGATGGTAGTCTTATTGCCCATAAATAGCAGGATAGTGCTGAACTCTAACTTTTGTATTGTACCACAATTCTCTCCTGAAGCAGTACTTCACTCTATTTTTCTTTTAAAGGAAAACATGCTATTCTTTTAGGCAGGAAATGTAGAAAATGAGGTCGATATATTATGCATTATGATGTTATTGTCATCGGCGGCGGTCCTTCAGGGCTAATGGCTGCAATCGGTGCTGCTGAAGAAGGCGCAAGCGTCTTACTTCTTGATAAAGGAAATAAACTAGGACGTAAACTTGCGATTTCTGGTGGTGGTCGTTGTAACGTAACGAACCGTCTACCACTTGATGAAATCGTTAAACATATACCTGGAAATGGTCGCTTCTTATACAGTGCTTTTTCTATTTTCAGTAATGAAGATATTATTACATTCTTCGAAAATCTCGGTGTAAAACTGAAAGAAGAGGATCATGGCCGCATGTTCCCAGTATCAAATAAAGCGCAATCTGTTGTAGATGCACTGTTAACACGATTAAAAGACTTAGGTGTGAAAATACGTACGAATACGCCTGTTGAAACGATCGAGTATGAGAACGGTCAAACGAAGGCTGTTATTCTGCAAACAGGCGAAGTGTTAGAAACGAATCACGTCGTTATCGCTGTTGGCGGAAAATCTGTTCCTCAAACTGGTTCTACTGGAGACGGATACGCTTGGGCTGAAAAAGCTGGGCATACAATTACAGAGCTTTTCCCAACAGAAGTACCAATCCTTTCAAACGAACCGTTTATTCGTGACCGCACATTACAAGGTCTTGCTTTACGAGATGTAAACTTAAGTGTATTAAACCCGAAAGGAAAAGTTATCATTTCTCATAAAATGGACATGCTTTTCACTCACTTCGGCCTATCTGGTCCTGCTGCTCTTCGCTGTAGCCAATTCGTTGTGAAAGCGATGAAAAAGTTTAAAACGAACACAGTGCACATGAGTATCGATGCATTGCCAGAAGAAAATAGTGAGCAACTGTTCCAGCGTATGCTGAAACAAATGAAAGAAGATCCGAAAAAAGGAATTAAAAATGTTTTAAAAGGTTATGTTCCTGAGCGTTACTTCTTATTCTTATTAGAAAAAAATGAAATTGACGGTAGCGAACAAGCTGGACAAGTTTCTCATGAGAAGATTCGTGCACTTGTGAAAGACTTTAAAGAATTTACTGTGAATGTAAATGGTACACAGTCAATTGAAAAAGCATTCGTTACTGGCGGAGGGGTATCCGTTAAAGAAATTAATCCGAAAGAAATGGCTTCGAAATTCACAAACGGCTTATATTTCTGCGGAGAGGTTCTTGATATTCACGGTTATACTGGTGGCTATAACATTACATCTGCCCTTGTTACTGGTCGAATTGCCGGAACAACAGCTGGAGAAAACGCAAAAATGCAGTATTAAAAAAAGAAACAGGGGTTCCTGTTTCTTTTTTTATATGTACATGAAATTATATCGGCGATTTGACAAGAGATATCGACTTACCAACAAGGAACGCCACATATGCCCTCCTCCTACCCCTCGTTCTTTTTTGTTGCTTTATATACCTTAGTACCTTTATATTTTATATTGTTGAATATTTAAAAAAGGGTAAGGGGAAAACAAATGAGAAAAAAAGTCATGATGTCTTTAATGCTAATGACGTTTCTTTCTGCGGTAGAAGGAACGATTGTTAGTACAGCGATCCCTCGTATAACGAGTGATTTGTCAGGCGTCGAACTTGTTAGTTGGGTATATGCAATCTATATGCTTGCAACAGCTGTTTCGACTCCAATATACGGAAAGCTAGCCGATTTATTCGGCCGTAAAAAAGTCTTGCTCATCGGAGCAACAATCTTCTTAATCGGTTCTGCACTTTGCGGAGTCGTTACATCAATGGAACAATTAATCTTCTTCCGTGCTCTTCAAGGTATAGGGGCTGGTGCTGTTATGCCTATCACAATGACGATTATTGGAGACCTATATAGCGAAGCGAAAGACCGCGCGAAAGCACAAGGCTGGATGAGTGCCGTTTGGGGTGTATCTGGTGTTATTGGGCCGTTAGTAGGTGGATTTTTAGTTGATTCTCTTTCTTGGCGCTATATTTTCTTCTTAAACGTTCCTTTTGGAATTATCGCTTGCTTAATGTTTGCCACTTCTTATAAGGAATCTGTTAAGTCTGCCGCCAAGCAACATATCGACTATCTTGGTGCGACAGTCTTCTCATTAAGTACGATCGCTCTGCTATACGCATTATTAACAGGTAGCAGTAAGCAAAACTGGGGAGACATTTCAATTATCGGCCTATTAATCTTTGCCGCTGTTTCATTCATTATTTTCTTATACATCGAGAAAAAATCTCCGGAACCATTAATTCCGCTAGCACTTTTCTCTAACCGTACATTATCTACAATAAACATACTAACACTTATTGCTGGTGCAATGATTATTAGTATTACAGTGTATCTTCCAATTTGGAGCCAAGGTGTTTTAGGAAAAAATGCGACAGAGGCTGGACTCATTTTAATGCCGATTCCTGTTATGTGGACATTTGGTGCTATGTTCTCCGGTAACTTAGTTGGCAAGTTACAAACGAAACAAATTATTTTACTTGGAGCTAGCATTTTATCAGTTGCTACCTTCTTATTATTTACATTATCAACAGATTCACCATCATTCCTCATTTATGTTGCAGTCGGATTATTCGGCTTAGGAATGGGGCTTGTTACACCAATTTACATGGTAACAATTCAAGCAGCTGTACCGGCCCATACGCGCGGAACGGCAGTTGGTTTAAACACATTTATTAATACATTTAGTCAAACACTAGGAGCTGCAATCTTCGGAACGATCTTCAATACGATGATTCATGCACGTGGCATTAAAAACCTTGATCTTGTTTCTTCTGGCGGACATGGAGGAACTACAGCAAACGTAGCAACCGAATCACAATCCGCATTAGCAGCAAGTGTACACGTCATTTATATGAGTACTTTCGTATTAGCAGTATTTACATTAATTATCGCTTGGATCTTATTAAAGCCAGCTAAACAAACAAGTGAACAATAAAAAGAGGATGACCATTTTGGTCATCCTCTTTGCATAAAATCTACTCTTCATTCTCCACAATATGTTTAAGCATGGACAATTTATTACCCCAAAATCGCTCATAATAAGAGAGCCACTGCTGTAATTCTTCTAACGGCTCTGGCTGCAAACGATATATCTTTTCTCTTCCGTTCTTTCTTCCACTCACTAAGTTTGCTTCCGAAAGAATATGAAGATGCTTCACAACTGCAGTACGACTCATCGGAAAATGATCCGTTATTTTGGAAATTGGCAACTCTTTATCACTTAACAACCGTAATACTTCTCGGCGGGTTGGATCAGCAATCGCTTGAAATACATCGTATTTGGCTGCCGATGATGCCACTTAACCTTCGACAACCTTTTTCAGTTTTTCATTTACAATCGCTACCCAGCCACCACTCATTCTTTCGCGAATAATAGAGCTCTTCGCATTTGGTTTTGGAAGAATTGTATCAGGATGCTTCCAGCCGCCGTGTATTAACGTAAATTCTGTTTTATTATCTCCTAAGTCTTTCAAATCAAATGAAACAATCCAGCCATCTGTATCCCATGAGAAAGATAAATGGTTTGGCTCATCAATTTCTAACACTTTACATGGTGATGGCCCAAATGGTGATTGCACCTGAAACTCATGTCCTATCTTTAATTCAAAATCATTTGGCATAAACCATGACGAAATTCCTTCTGCAGTTGATACTACATTCCATACTTTTTGAATAGGCGCGTTAAAAACGATTGTTTGTTTAATATCATTTAATGTATTTTGTTGTTCCATTTTATATCTCCTTTATTCGGCATTAAAACGTAACACCTTTTGGTTATATTTAAATAATATAACACCTTTTAGTTTCATGTCAACGATGATTTTTTTCACTGTTGAGAAATTCTCAACATTTTTTCAACAGGACAAACACCCTCTCACCATTCCTTCATAATATACTCACAAAGGCAATAAAAAATAAAAACTTCGCTCAATACGAAACTCCATCATTCATATTGAGCGAAGTGCCTAACTTATCTCATCTGTACTTCGTCTCTCCTCCTTCCCTCGGGGACAATACGCGAGATATGTAAAATCAGAAGGAATATGCCCACCATTTTGGGTAGGTAGTTATTTCTCTTCTCCTCAGCATTTCCTTAGGAGCGAAATGACTACCCACTCACTTTTTTAACCAACAATGAAAAGGGGATGAAAGCTATGTTCTACTGCATTAACTGTTCCGAAATTCACCACGAAAAACATCCGAATGATAAAGTATTTAAAAACGGTTTTTATATTGATCCATTTTTAGGTGATCGTTATCACCTCGGCATGTGCGCTGATGCTCAGGAGCATGCAACAGAGGAAGTTCTTTTAACGACAAAGAAGATAGATGAAACTCAATCTATTATGAATATTTTACCGACACACGTTGTCCCAACGTAAAACATAAAAAAGAGCTGGATCCCCAGCTCTTTTTTATGCTTTATAAACAATCATCGCTGAAAAACAATAAATTTGATTTTCATCATCGTTAATTGAAACACCAACTTGATACTTTATATCTACAAAATTTCCATCATCAATTTTTTTCAAAAATATATTTACAGCATCTTCTAAGTCTTTTTCATGACTTTCATCAAACACTTTCACACGAATCATGTTAACACCATCCTAGATCGCAGCCCTCCGCCGCTTGTTTATTGCCACGGTGCGTATCTATGATGCGATAAAACTTTCCATCTTCATATATATATCCGTCTTCTAACACATATTGTTTATCTTCAGTATAGACATAAAACTTACCTATCATAAACTTACTCGTATATAATTCTAAATAATCTTGCCTAAATTTAGCTACAACTTTATTTGTAATATCAATTCTAATTGTGCGCCCCACCTTCTCTCCCTCCCTTGCAAAGAACGGATTTAGGTATATTGTATTAGCGATTTTATATTTTATGCTTAAAAATAAGTGGATATGCCTTCTTTCTGTGCCTGTACTATTTTTCTAAAAAAATTCCCCCTATTTATTCAACTTATAAGAGAAAAAAACCAACTTTTATATATTGACTACAGCATATCAGATGTGATATTATATAAAATTTGACATTTTTATCCTCGTATGTTATTATTAAAAATGGTTACCACATATGGAGGTGGATGATTTGTTTCAAATTGGTGATAAAATCGTTTATCCAATGCACGGTGCAGGAATCATCGAAGCAATTGAAGAGAAAGAAATATTAGGCACTACGCGTCAATATTGTGTTATACGTATCATTAGTAAAGATATGCAAGTAATGCTTCCGATGAATCAATTACAAAAATCAGGTATACGTTATATCGTCGATAAAGGTACGTTAGATGGTATACTTCTTGAATTTCATCATGGGGAATCAGACCCCTCACTCTCTTGGAAACAAAGATATACAATGAATATGGAAAAAATGAAGAACGGCAATCTTCAAGATAGTGCAGAAGTTGTTCGTGATTTACTTCGTCGCAATAAAGAAAGAGCATTAAATGCGAGCGAAAAACAAATGCTAGATAATGCGCGTAAAATGGTTATTAGTGAAGTTGCGCTCGTACAGAATGTTTCAGAACATCAAGCAACAGAATTTCTTCAAGATACAATCAATCATTAATTTTAAAAATAGCCGACCGCTATTTTTTTTTGCGTAAAAAAGGCCAAAGAGTTAAATCTCTTTGGCCTTTCATATTACCCACGCCCTGCTTGAAACGATGGGTATAAAGTCATTCCACCATCTGCAAATAACGTAATTCCGGTCACGTAGCTTGCCTCTGCTGAAGCGAGCCACGTTGCTACTGCTGCGATTTCTTCGGGCTTCCCAATGTACCCCATCGGAATCATACTTTCTACGTCGTCACGTTTTTTCGGGTCAGCAAATTTTTCAGCATTAATTGGCGTATTAATTGCACCAGGCCCAATATTATTTACCCGAATACCTTTTGGTGCATATTCTAAAGCTAACGTTTCTGTCATAAGCTTAATCCCCCCCTTACTAGCCGCATAATGCACAAATAATGGCCACGGGATTTTCTCATGAACACTAGACATATTAATAACCGAACCTTTAATATCGTGTTCTACAAAATATTTAATCGCTTCACGACTTCCTAAAAAAGCACCTGTTAAATTCGTATGAATTACTTTATTCCAATCCTCTAACGGCATTTCATGCGATGGTACCGCATTTTCTATCCCTGCATTATTAATCATAACGTCGAGCGTACCAAATTCTTTAACAGCGGATTGAATGAGATTCACAACATCTGCCTCGGCCGTGACATCACCTTTTACAGCAATCGCTTCTCCGCCTACCTTTTTTATTTCTTCTAATACATCGTTCGCTTCTGACTCTCTTGAGCGATAGTTAATAACAACTTTCGCCTTCTCTTTAGCAAACCTTACTCCCATGGCTCTTCCAAGACCAGTTGCTGATCCTGTAATAACGACGACTTTCCCTTCTAAATCGCTATACATTTTAATACCTCCTTAACTTTTCGCAATCCCCAGCATAATTCCAGCTGCAATGATAAAAACGATACCAATAACAATCCCAGTTAATTGACGCTTCGTTTTCCTTTCACCTAATATAAAAATCCCGCCAAGCGTCGAAATAATAATTCCCATTTGCGAAAGGGAAAAGCTTGTTGCGACCCCAACTTTTGGCTGCGAAATGAATAAAAACATATTTCCAGCTGCCCAAATCAATCCTGGAAGAATATTTCGAATCGCATATTTATTGAATGGATGATGTTTAAATGTGAGTAAAACCCCGCCTAATACCATACCGACCGCTTGTGGTAATAAAGCCGACCAACCGTTCACGTTAAATAACCGGATAACCACTACGTAAACTAAATAACCGACTGTTGAAATTAATAAAATAATAATTCCTTTTTTGAAATCTCCTGCTTGCTCTGCATTCTTCTCTTCTTTACTTTGAAGCGATGTTAAAATAACCCCGATAATAATACAAACGAGCGCCAAAACTCCAAGGACGACCGATATCGTCGTTGACCATTCATGAAACACGATAACCCCAAATAATGTTGTCGCGACTAATTGAAGCCCTGTTGAAATCGGCATCGTTCTGGAAACACCCATTAAATCAATACTTTTTAATTGATTCGCTTGACCAAGTGCCCAAAATAAGCCGGATACAATTCCGACTCCAATAACGGTCGGAGTTAATACCGGCTTCATAAAAATATAAACAACAATTGAGAAGATAAGTGCACCAAACGTTGTACCGAGCGTTTGACTATACGGTCCCCCGCCCAGTTTCACGTTAAATAGCACAATACTCCCCCAAAATATAGCTGGTAAAATCGCTAAAAGTATATCCATCGCTCATTACCTTTCTCTACAAAATGTCATAGGTTATCGCTCTAAATCATTAGAGTGAGCTTTTATTTTTTCGTTTTCTCGTGCACAAATCTTTTCTACAATAGCACCAGAAACATTCTTTTCTCGTTCCACTTTCTTTATCTTTACGTGATCTAAATTATCTTCCAAAGTAAGTGTAACTTTATCATTCGGCGGATTATGTGCACCTTGAAACGTAAGAAATTGTAGCGTAATTTCAAATCTAGGAACGAACTCATCTTTCTTACCCAGACGTTTTATATTTATAACTGAATCACATTCATATTGATCTTCCGTTGCTTGCCTAATAACTGAATAGTACCTATTCAGTAACGCACTTTCTAAAAGCTGTTCCGTCGATTCTTTTGCCAAAGAATTACTTGGAGAAAAGAAAAAAACAGAACATATCATTGAAATCATTACACATATCTTTTTCATAACTTCCTCCTTTTCCTATAAGATAGTGTTCTCCAAAATGCCATAAAAAAACGACTTTCCCTATTTAGGAAAGTCGTTTTTTATAGCAAAAATCCAATATTAACCACCGCTCACTGGTGGTATTAGTGCAACTACATCACCAGATTGTATCGTATCATCTTCATTTGCATACTCCTCATTAATCGCAACCATAATTGGCGCTGACACTGGTACATTATATTCTTTCGCAACAATATCTTTTAACTCTGCAACAGTAATATTTTCTTTCTCTATTTGTAATTCACTCGTCCCTGCTTCTTCTTGCAAGTTCGCAAATAACAATACTCGAATCATATTTATAACTCCTTCCCAGGCTCTCCTGCTGGATATGGTGTTTTTTCTAATTGGTCACCAATCCATGAGTCACCATCTTCCCAAAACTCCTTTTTCCAAATCGGAACAATTTGCTTAATACGCTCCATAATATATTCATTCGCTTCATAAGCCTCTTTGCGATGAGGCGTTGATACAGCAACAACAACCGCTATATCAGAAATTTGCAGCGTGCCGATGCGATGCGTAATCGCAACATGTGTACCGGGCCACTTCTCCTTCACTTCTGACCCAATTTTCTGTAGCATCTTTTCTGCCATCGTCTTATAAGCTACATACTCTAAGTATAGTGTACGACGCCCTTTCGTAAACTCCCTAACTGTTCCGATAAATGTTGTGACAGCACCACATTCACGGCGAACTACTTTCTTTGCCACCTCTTCAATCGAGATTTCTGTATCAATTACTTCATAATACGTATTTATCATTTTGCACCCCTAACCGTTTGTAAAAACCAGTCTATATACAATTTTTCTTCTGTTATATGAAATACTTTATATTCTTCTCGTACATTTGACGGAGCATCATACCA
Encoded here:
- a CDS encoding helix-turn-helix transcriptional regulator; this encodes MASSAAKYDVFQAIADPTRREVLRLLSDKELPISKITDHFPMSRTAVVKHLHILSEANLVSGRKNGREKIYRLQPEPLEELQQWLSYYERFWGNKLSMLKHIVENEE
- a CDS encoding polysaccharide biosynthesis protein, translating into MSDSKFLRGTLIVTLGTFLVKFLGMIYVFPFHALVGTEGGTLYTYGYIPYTIFLSIATAGVPLAVSKFVSKYNALGDYKTSRRMFRSGMVMMIVTGVLSFLVLYMTAPLFAEAMLGKQSLQNKIEEVTTIIRLVSFALIVVPAASLIRGYFQGHQSMGPTTVSQIIEQIIRIVFLLAGSFIVIKVLGGTVATAVGVATFAAFVSAVGALGVLIWYWLKRKKYLDQYLIEQTVPESTVSTAQLFKELFAYAIPYVVIGLTIPLYQQIDTLTFNSIMQAIGQGDIAERALGIFTMWTHKLIMIPVSLATAFSLTLVPAITKSFTEKQYRYLKLQITQTFQANMFLTLPAVIGISTLAYPIYTAFYDSDPLGGQVLMWYAPVALLFALFTVTAAILQGINKQKHAVIALVMGVILKFVCNVIFIRYFGTVGAILATAVGFLASVWYTNRQIKKHANYSFGVVYKRTFQIAVLTLVMVIAVKLSQWLLSFMISPDDRIGALITVAICAGIGGLVYGLIAIRTGVLERVFGGEALEKIQRKLGSRFKIKLKSKGA
- a CDS encoding DUF3888 domain-containing protein is translated as MKKICVMISMICSVFFFSPSNSLAKESTEQLLESALLNRYYSVIRQATEDQYECDSVINIKRLGKKDEFVPRFEITLQFLTFQGAHNPPNDKVTLTLEDNLDHVKIKKVEREKNVSGAIVEKICARENEKIKAHSNDLER
- a CDS encoding CarD family transcriptional regulator produces the protein MEVDDLFQIGDKIVYPMHGAGIIEAIEEKEILGTTRQYCVIRIISKDMQVMLPMNQLQKSGIRYIVDKGTLDGILLEFHHGESDPSLSWKQRYTMNMEKMKNGNLQDSAEVVRDLLRRNKERALNASEKQMLDNARKMVISEVALVQNVSEHQATEFLQDTINH
- a CDS encoding MDR family MFS transporter, whose amino-acid sequence is MRKKVMMSLMLMTFLSAVEGTIVSTAIPRITSDLSGVELVSWVYAIYMLATAVSTPIYGKLADLFGRKKVLLIGATIFLIGSALCGVVTSMEQLIFFRALQGIGAGAVMPITMTIIGDLYSEAKDRAKAQGWMSAVWGVSGVIGPLVGGFLVDSLSWRYIFFLNVPFGIIACLMFATSYKESVKSAAKQHIDYLGATVFSLSTIALLYALLTGSSKQNWGDISIIGLLIFAAVSFIIFLYIEKKSPEPLIPLALFSNRTLSTINILTLIAGAMIISITVYLPIWSQGVLGKNATEAGLILMPIPVMWTFGAMFSGNLVGKLQTKQIILLGASILSVATFLLFTLSTDSPSFLIYVAVGLFGLGMGLVTPIYMVTIQAAVPAHTRGTAVGLNTFINTFSQTLGAAIFGTIFNTMIHARGIKNLDLVSSGGHGGTTANVATESQSALAASVHVIYMSTFVLAVFTLIIAWILLKPAKQTSEQ
- a CDS encoding glucose 1-dehydrogenase → MYSDLEGKVVVITGSATGLGRAMGVRFAKEKAKVVINYRSRESEANDVLEEIKKVGGEAIAVKGDVTAEADVVNLIQSAVKEFGTLDVMINNAGIENAVPSHEMPLEDWNKVIHTNLTGAFLGSREAIKYFVEHDIKGSVINMSSVHEKIPWPLFVHYAASKGGIKLMTETLALEYAPKGIRVNNIGPGAINTPINAEKFADPKKRDDVESMIPMGYIGKPEEIAAVATWLASAEASYVTGITLFADGGMTLYPSFQAGRG
- a CDS encoding sporulation protein Cse60, which gives rise to MIRVKVFDESHEKDLEDAVNIFLKKIDDGNFVDIKYQVGVSINDDENQIYCFSAMIVYKA
- a CDS encoding SRPBCC domain-containing protein — its product is MEQQNTLNDIKQTIVFNAPIQKVWNVVSTAEGISSWFMPNDFELKIGHEFQVQSPFGPSPCKVLEIDEPNHLSFSWDTDGWIVSFDLKDLGDNKTEFTLIHGGWKHPDTILPKPNAKSSIIRERMSGGWVAIVNEKLKKVVEG
- the moaD gene encoding molybdopterin converting factor subunit 1, with protein sequence MIRVLLFANLQEEAGTSELQIEKENITVAELKDIVAKEYNVPVSAPIMVAINEEYANEDDTIQSGDVVALIPPVSGG
- a CDS encoding NAD(P)/FAD-dependent oxidoreductase, whose product is MHYDVIVIGGGPSGLMAAIGAAEEGASVLLLDKGNKLGRKLAISGGGRCNVTNRLPLDEIVKHIPGNGRFLYSAFSIFSNEDIITFFENLGVKLKEEDHGRMFPVSNKAQSVVDALLTRLKDLGVKIRTNTPVETIEYENGQTKAVILQTGEVLETNHVVIAVGGKSVPQTGSTGDGYAWAEKAGHTITELFPTEVPILSNEPFIRDRTLQGLALRDVNLSVLNPKGKVIISHKMDMLFTHFGLSGPAALRCSQFVVKAMKKFKTNTVHMSIDALPEENSEQLFQRMLKQMKEDPKKGIKNVLKGYVPERYFLFLLEKNEIDGSEQAGQVSHEKIRALVKDFKEFTVNVNGTQSIEKAFVTGGGVSVKEINPKEMASKFTNGLYFCGEVLDIHGYTGGYNITSALVTGRIAGTTAGENAKMQY
- a CDS encoding DUF3973 domain-containing protein; amino-acid sequence: MFYCINCSEIHHEKHPNDKVFKNGFYIDPFLGDRYHLGMCADAQEHATEEVLLTTKKIDETQSIMNILPTHVVPT
- a CDS encoding DUF2553 family protein translates to MGRTIRIDITNKVVAKFRQDYLELYTSKFMIGKFYVYTEDKQYVLEDGYIYEDGKFYRIIDTHRGNKQAAEGCDLGWC
- the moaE gene encoding molybdopterin synthase catalytic subunit MoaE → MINTYYEVIDTEISIEEVAKKVVRRECGAVTTFIGTVREFTKGRRTLYLEYVAYKTMAEKMLQKIGSEVKEKWPGTHVAITHRIGTLQISDIAVVVAVSTPHRKEAYEANEYIMERIKQIVPIWKKEFWEDGDSWIGDQLEKTPYPAGEPGKEL
- the glcU gene encoding glucose uptake protein GlcU, whose translation is MDILLAILPAIFWGSIVLFNVKLGGGPYSQTLGTTFGALIFSIVVYIFMKPVLTPTVIGVGIVSGLFWALGQANQLKSIDLMGVSRTMPISTGLQLVATTLFGVIVFHEWSTTISVVLGVLALVCIIIGVILTSLQSKEEKNAEQAGDFKKGIIILLISTVGYLVYVVVIRLFNVNGWSALLPQAVGMVLGGVLLTFKHHPFNKYAIRNILPGLIWAAGNMFLFISQPKVGVATSFSLSQMGIIISTLGGIFILGERKTKRQLTGIVIGIVFIIAAGIMLGIAKS